A stretch of the Dioscorea cayenensis subsp. rotundata cultivar TDr96_F1 chromosome 4, TDr96_F1_v2_PseudoChromosome.rev07_lg8_w22 25.fasta, whole genome shotgun sequence genome encodes the following:
- the LOC120258855 gene encoding S-norcoclaurine synthase 1-like has protein sequence MAALNNGKASERLMGSLTVDSVRALATSLTATDHIPTRYIRPEVESEAVIILGAADEDEIPVIDYHKLLDPELSDAECSKLHLACQNWGFFQLINHDVPKEVSQRMMFVIEEFFKLPLDEKMLFKQRPGQPDGYGQLFVVSEEQKLDWADILIYHTWPLHLRKNALWPTKPSTFRDALDEYSMEEKKLANCLLGFMAKNLGLCQAEITGNLENGVQVARINCYPPCPVDRKVLGLSPHSDSSILTLVLQVNDVPGLQIKRNDKWLPINPFPGAFIVNVGDALEIISNGKYKSIEHRAVTNTKKERFSIAVFHGPESNGTVGPHPELGEPLYKSMDFESYTNLYLASKLDGKSFLGRLKLNK, from the exons ATGGCCGCCCTGAACAATGGCAAAGCGTCGGAGAGGTTGATGGGATCTCTGACAGTGGACAGCGTGCGGGCCCTAGCCACATCTCTCACAGCCACAGATCACATTCCTACAAGATACATCCGACCTGAAGTCGAATCCGAGGCCGTCATCATCCTCGGTGCGGCAGACGAAGATGAAATCCCAGTCATTGATTACCACAAACTACTCGACCCAGAGCTCTCTGACGCCGAGTGCTCCAAGCTCCACCTCGCTTGTCAAAACTGGGGTTTCTTTCAG TTGATAAACCATGATGTTCCTAAGGAGGTGAGTCAGAGGATGATGTTTGTGATTGAAGAGTTCTTCAAGCTTCCATTAGATGAGAAGATGCTGTTCAAGCAGCGTCCTGGCCAACCTGATGGTTATGGCCAGTTGTTTGTTGTCTCTGAGGAACAGAAGTTAGACTGGGCTGACATTCTCATCTATCATACCTGGCCTCTTCATTTGAGAAAAAATGCATTATGGCCTACAAAGCCATCTACTTTcag GGATGCTTTGGATGAGTATTCCATGGAGGAGAAGAAATTGGCAAATTGTCTTCTTGGATTTATGGCTAAAAACTTAGGACTTTGTCAGGCAGAGATAACAGGAAACTTAGAGAATGGAGTTCAAGTTGCGAGGATAAACTGCTACCCTCCCTGTCCTGTGGATAGGAAGGTGTTGGGCTTGTCCCCTCACTCTGATTCTTCAATTTTAACTCTTGTTCTTCAAGTGAATGATGTTCCAGGGCTGCAAATCAAGAGAAATGATAAGTGGCTCCCCATCAACCCTTTTCCTGGCGCTTTTATTGTTAATGTTGGAGATGCTTTGGAG ATAATTAGCAATGGAAAATACAAGAGCATTGAGCACAGGGCAGTCACAAACACAAAGAAAGAACGCTTCTCTATTGCAGTATTTCATGGTCCAGAGAGTAATGGCACAGTGGGACCCCATCCAGAGCTAGGTGAGCCACTCTACAAGAGTATGGACTTTGAGAGTTATACAAATCTCTACCTAGCATCTAAACTAGATGGAAAGAGCTTCTTGGGTCGCTTGAAACTGAACAAATAA